Within the Candidatus Saccharibacteria bacterium genome, the region GTTATTTTATTTTAATATTGGTTGGTTCCTATTGCCAAGTTTCCCAAAGCTCCTACCTGTTATTGCAGGTTATTTTGTGACCCAGAGTGTCGTATTGCCAAAATATATCCGAGATGAGTCAAGTGCGAATTGGTTTAATGCAATGATATTAATGGCTATCAATTTTTTGATTCTAGTATCAACTAAGCCCCAGTTTGGTCTATCGCAAGAACTAGCTGTTATATTAGCTCTACTAGTTCTGTTTATAACAAATTTGTTTGGTCAACTTTACTTGAGGGGTAGTCTTAGCTGGTCTAGTATGGTCAACTTGGTGATTTGGGTTGAGCTAGTGGCAATTGGTCAAGTCTGGAGGGTATTTTATCAATTACCTCTGGGTATTGCAGTTAGTCAGATAGCAATTTTGGCTGGACTCTTGATGATTATTAAAAGAAATCTCTACTCCAGAGGTATTACCGATTGGCAAACTATTCTTCCTGCTCTGACTTTCATCTTAATTATTGCGGTTACAAGGATCAGTAATAGTGTATAATTAACACTATGATTGATTTTAAAATTATCAGAGAAAATCCAGATTTGGTCAAGGATTCTATTAGGCGAAGAGGTCTTAAAGTAGACATCGATCGTTTATTGGATCTTGATCAGGAATGGCGCAATTTAAAGTCCGAGTTGGATCAATTACGGAGCTTTAAGCTTCAGGGCAGGCCAACACAGCAAGAGTTGGTAGATATGCAGGTCCTGAAAACAAAAAGGAAGCAAATAGAACAAAGACTAGCCTTGATTGAATCAGAGAGAAAGGAGCTATGGAAAGAGGTACCAAACCTAATTGCTGAGAACACTCCCGATGGGGCAGAGGATAAGAATCAAGTGATCAAGCAATCTGCAGTGATGACTCAGCCAAATAAGAGTCAAGCGGAGTTGATAGACCTGGAAGTTTGGATGGAACAGCAGGGTCTAGTAGATTTTGAACGAGGAGCTAAGGTGTCTGGGGCAAAATTTTACTACCAAGATACTAGAATGGTTAAACTCTGGAGGGCGGTTAGTTCACTTGCAATTGAAGTCTTGGAAGATAAGGGGTTTGCATTATTGACGGTTCCTCATATGGTGCGTGAGGTTGTAGCTGAAGGTACTGGATTTTTGCCCAAGGGTCAAGAAGAGCAGAATTATCGAATTATTGATCAGGGGTTAGTGATGATTGCTACTGCTGAGATTCCTTTGACTGGATATCATATGGATGAGACCTTGAATTTGGATCAACCTAGACTATATGCAGGTCTTAGCCCATGTTATCGACTAGAAGCTGGAGCCTATGGAAAGTATAGTAAGGGCTTATATCGGGTTCATCAGTTTGAAAAACTTGAGATGTACGGATACTGTAAGCCTGATCAAGCAGAGTCTGTCCATCAAAAGATTCTAGCGATTGAGGAAGAGATTGCAGAGCTTTTGGAGCTACCATATCAAGTTGTTCTGAATGCTACTATGGATTTGGGTGCTCCTGCGTATAAGAAATATGATCTTGAGTACTATGATCCAGATAGTCAGACTTATCGAGAATTAACTAGTTGCTCAAATTGCACAGATTATCAAGCCCGTAAGCTCAATATCCGATTTGATGATCAGGGTAGTTTAGAATTTGCCTATACACTGAATGGTACAGCAGTCACTTCATCAAGAACAATTCTGGCTATCTTGGCAAACCATCGAAATCAATCTGGTCAGGTTATATTACCCAAGGCTTTAGTAAAATATTATGGTAAGGAGGAATTATGATAAATTTACAAGTTGGTTATCGTGGTTTTGAGCCAGATCAAAAGCTAAAAGATTATTTAGTCAAAAAATTCCAAAAGCTTGCAAAATACTTACCCAATGGACATAAATCAGATCTCATAATGGTTGAATTAACTGAGAGTCCAGCTGCCAAGTCAGATAATCATTACCATTGTCATGCCAGGTTGCATTTACCAAATCAAGATATTGAGGCCAATGCTAAGGCTCTTAATCCTCATGGCTCAATTGATCTTTGTGTTGAAAAGATCAAAAACAACATCGTCAAGTACAAAGATAAGCATTCTCCAACGGTAGCTAGACGTAGATTACGCTCAGGAGTCAAGCGGTTATTTGGAAGATAGAAGTTATGAGGAATATTTTTGCTAAGCTATTCGGCGATAATCAAGGTGTGATTAAATCTTTGCAGCCAACTCTTGAAAAAATAGATCAGTATTATCATGATTTGTCCAAGTTGAGCGATACTGATCTGAAGGCTCAGACCGATTTACTCAAGCAAAAGCTTGCAGGCACTAGCCTAGATCAGATCTTGCCTGAGGCCTTTGCCACAGTTCAAGTTGCCTCGGAAAGATGGCTGGGGATGAAGCATTATCCAGTACAGTTAATTGGAGGGATTATTTTGCACCGTGGTCAAGTAGCTGAGATGAAGACAGGGGAAGGTAAAACCTTGGTAGCAACTTTGCCAATTTATCTTAATGCCCTGACGGGTAAAGGCGTACATCTAGTGACAGTCAATGATTATCTAGCCAGGAGAGATGCTGGCTGGATGGCGGCAATATATCATAATCTTGGTCTGTCAGTTTCGGTGATTATCTCTCAGCAAAGTTTTATTTATGATCCAGAGTATCAATCTGACCAAGAATTAGTAGATCCAAGGCTAGCTCATTTGAGGCCTGTAACACGGCAGCAAGCTTATCGGGCAGACATTACCTATGGTATTAACAATGAGTTCGGATTTGATTATTTGAGAGATAATATGGTTGCTGAAGAAAGTCAAATCAGCCAGCGAGGACACAATTTTGCAATTATTGATGAGGTCGACTCAATATTGATCGATGAAGCCAGAACTCCCTTGATTATCTCTCAGCCTAGTCAAAAGGCCGACCAGAAGCTTAGTAGTTTTGCGAAGTTTGTCAGGGTATTGAAGCCAGAAATAGACTATAAACATGATGAGAAGCTTAAGACTGCCACCTTGACTAGTGATGGTATGAGTAAGCTTGAGGGCTTTTTGGGTGTAGAGAACTTGTACCAACCAGAACTAGTTGGAGATATTCACTTAGTAGAGCAAGCACTGAGGGCAGAGGTCGCTTATAAGAAAGACAAGGATTATGTAGTAGCTTCGGATGGTGAGATTGTAATTGTTGACGAGTTTACGGGTAGAATGTTGGCCGGTAGACGGTTTAGTGAAGGACTACATCAGGCAATTGAGGCCAAAGAGGGTGTCGAGATTCAGAATGGCTCAGATACCCTAGCGACGATTTCTTTTCAGAATTATTTTAGGATGTATGACAAGCTTTCTGGGATGACGGGTACAGCTTTAACCGAAGCTGAAGAATTCGGTAAGATTTATGATCTTGAGGTTGTTGGAATTCCAACCAACCAAGCAATTAGTAGGATTGATCGGACTGACTTGATTTATAAGTCATCTGAAGAGAAGTATCAAGCAATTATTGAGGAGATTAAGCAGCGTCAGGCCAAGGGTCAACCAGTCTTGATTGGGACTAGCTCAATTGAACGAAATGAATTTCTGGCTAGTATGATGGAAGATGCTGGGATTAAGTTTGCCAAGCTCAATGCCAAGAATAATCAGAGTGAAGCATTGATAGTAGCTGAGGCGGGTCAGATTGGGGCTGTAACTTTAGCAACTAATATTGCAGGTAGGGGAACAGACATTGTTTTAAGTGAACAGGCTAAACAATTGGGCGGTTTGTTTGTCTTGGGTACTGAGAGGCATGAGTCCAGAAGAATCGATAATCAGCTCAGAGGACGATCTGGTCGTCAGGGTGATCCTGGTGAATCAAGATTTTTTGTCTCGCTTGAGGATGATTTGATGAGGATATTTGGTGGGGACAAGTTGAAGTCGCTAATGAATACCTTGGGGGCAGAACATGGTCAGGCGATTGAAAATCGGATGATCTCGAAATCTATTGAAAATGCCCAAAAGAAAGTCGAGGGTCACAATTTTGATACTCGTAAGCATTTAGTAGAGTATGATGATATCCTCAATAAACAGCGCGAAATTGTTTATCGTTGGCGCAGGTTTTATCTGGGGATTACTACTGATCGACCAAAACAGGTCAAGGATATCAAGGGACTGCTCGAGTGGTATAGCCAAGAGATTGCTGGTAGTAGTATAGACTATCAGACTCAAAAGTTTGATGCGACTAAGTTTGGTCAGCTACTAAGAGACTTTCTTGGCAAAGATTATCCTGAGTCCAAAGAGATATTCAAACAATCTCTTGCTGGCAAGCTGGCTGAGCAGTTGAGCCAAGAGCATTATCAGGCTCTAGTCGATAAATATACTCAGGAAGTGGTTGATCAGATGGTTGCTCAGCTTTCGATTAGTATCTTGGATCAAGCTTGGATTGATCATCTACGGGCAATCGATCATCTGCGGGATGGGATTGGTCTGAGGGGGTATGGCCAGAGGGATCCCTTGGTAGAGTACAAACAGGAAAGCTTTAGACTGTTTGAACAGTTCTTGATCGGAGTTGAGAGGACTATTGCTAGGACTATTTTTCATGTCCAGATTCGGGGGCATCAAGAATCGGAAATCGAGTCAGCTGAGTCAGGCTCAGATACTGATACTAACAAGCAAACTATTCCCGGCCAGCTCAAAGGCCAAGACCTTTCTAGCCTTTCACGGGCTGAACGCCGCCGACTCAAACGCTCCAGATAATAGATTTATACTTTTGTTCTTTGAGGTTTTGTAGAGCCACTCTTATCATTCTCCAAAATCAGAGGTTTCTTTTGTGTCATCCTCCGAACCCTCCCCTGTCCTGTCATCCTCCGGGGGATCCATCTCTACTGAGATTTAGATAGTGATTTGATGCAAATGCTGGATCTCCGGTCTTGCCCTTCGGGCAACCCGAAGATGATGTAGGGGTATCATTCTCCGATTGTCTGGAAGACAATACAGGGAATCAAGTATCCCTGTATTACTCTAATACCAAACTCAAATACTGGATATCTCGTAAATTCCTGCGGGATTTTGGAATATGACCTGGGAAGGCATTGTCATTTTTCGAAGTTCGACGAGCTTATGGGGGCCATAGATAAAATTACAAACTTACTTGTAAGTCTTGGGTTATTAGTAGACTATATGCTACAATACCCCTTATGAGTAAATCAAAAGACAAGAGTAGTGACCAAAAGCCAAAGTCATTGAAGTATTATTTTCATAAATACTGGAAGCTAGCTTTAATAGTCGTTAGTGCTGGGGTATCTCTGTATATTGTCAATGTTGGCTTGCCAGATTACAAGAAGTCAGAGTGGTATAATAAATTATTTAGTAAGGAGGTTAGTTGCGTGAATCAAGCAGATAATAGTCGAGAAGTAGAGGGAGTGATTATTGAAGATACCTTGGTCTGTGAAGGGGCTAGGGTACTAGAAGAAGGTGATACTGCTAGAGTGCATTATACGGGT harbors:
- the serS gene encoding serine--tRNA ligase, translated to MIDFKIIRENPDLVKDSIRRRGLKVDIDRLLDLDQEWRNLKSELDQLRSFKLQGRPTQQELVDMQVLKTKRKQIEQRLALIESERKELWKEVPNLIAENTPDGAEDKNQVIKQSAVMTQPNKSQAELIDLEVWMEQQGLVDFERGAKVSGAKFYYQDTRMVKLWRAVSSLAIEVLEDKGFALLTVPHMVREVVAEGTGFLPKGQEEQNYRIIDQGLVMIATAEIPLTGYHMDETLNLDQPRLYAGLSPCYRLEAGAYGKYSKGLYRVHQFEKLEMYGYCKPDQAESVHQKILAIEEEIAELLELPYQVVLNATMDLGAPAYKKYDLEYYDPDSQTYRELTSCSNCTDYQARKLNIRFDDQGSLEFAYTLNGTAVTSSRTILAILANHRNQSGQVILPKALVKYYGKEEL
- a CDS encoding ribosome-associated translation inhibitor RaiA; protein product: MINLQVGYRGFEPDQKLKDYLVKKFQKLAKYLPNGHKSDLIMVELTESPAAKSDNHYHCHARLHLPNQDIEANAKALNPHGSIDLCVEKIKNNIVKYKDKHSPTVARRRLRSGVKRLFGR
- a CDS encoding FKBP-type peptidyl-prolyl cis-trans isomerase, translating into MSKSKDKSSDQKPKSLKYYFHKYWKLALIVVSAGVSLYIVNVGLPDYKKSEWYNKLFSKEVSCVNQADNSREVEGVIIEDTLVCEGARVLEEGDTARVHYTGTLVDGTKFDSSLDRGQPFDVVDVGNAPVIDGWNIGLTGMSEGGKRRLTIPADKAYGDRATGSIPANSTLIFDIELVKIVD
- a CDS encoding preprotein translocase subunit SecA translates to MRNIFAKLFGDNQGVIKSLQPTLEKIDQYYHDLSKLSDTDLKAQTDLLKQKLAGTSLDQILPEAFATVQVASERWLGMKHYPVQLIGGIILHRGQVAEMKTGEGKTLVATLPIYLNALTGKGVHLVTVNDYLARRDAGWMAAIYHNLGLSVSVIISQQSFIYDPEYQSDQELVDPRLAHLRPVTRQQAYRADITYGINNEFGFDYLRDNMVAEESQISQRGHNFAIIDEVDSILIDEARTPLIISQPSQKADQKLSSFAKFVRVLKPEIDYKHDEKLKTATLTSDGMSKLEGFLGVENLYQPELVGDIHLVEQALRAEVAYKKDKDYVVASDGEIVIVDEFTGRMLAGRRFSEGLHQAIEAKEGVEIQNGSDTLATISFQNYFRMYDKLSGMTGTALTEAEEFGKIYDLEVVGIPTNQAISRIDRTDLIYKSSEEKYQAIIEEIKQRQAKGQPVLIGTSSIERNEFLASMMEDAGIKFAKLNAKNNQSEALIVAEAGQIGAVTLATNIAGRGTDIVLSEQAKQLGGLFVLGTERHESRRIDNQLRGRSGRQGDPGESRFFVSLEDDLMRIFGGDKLKSLMNTLGAEHGQAIENRMISKSIENAQKKVEGHNFDTRKHLVEYDDILNKQREIVYRWRRFYLGITTDRPKQVKDIKGLLEWYSQEIAGSSIDYQTQKFDATKFGQLLRDFLGKDYPESKEIFKQSLAGKLAEQLSQEHYQALVDKYTQEVVDQMVAQLSISILDQAWIDHLRAIDHLRDGIGLRGYGQRDPLVEYKQESFRLFEQFLIGVERTIARTIFHVQIRGHQESEIESAESGSDTDTNKQTIPGQLKGQDLSSLSRAERRRLKRSR